The genomic DNA GTATGTGGAGGAATGCTTTTTAGCAATTGAAAAAAAGACCTTAGAGCAGGGTtcctcaaatcttaccctggaggtccagagcactgcagagtttagctccaaccctaatcacctgtgattttctagtgatcatgaagaccttgattagcttgtgCAGGTGTGATTGATCaaggttggaactaaactctgcaggctctggacctccagggtaagatttggagAAGGGGGCCTTATAGTGTCTTACCTGAGCCTCGTCGGAAATACTGCTTCCAGTGTCAGATGACTGTGACAGTACTGAAGGGGCAGGGGCAAGAGGCTGTTGTTCTCCACCAGGAGATGATGATGTGGACGGCTCAACCAGTGACACATCAGCCATCGATGCTGGGGACTGATGCAGAGGCAAAGATGAGGGGCTGTTTTCAAGATCACGGCAAGGGTCATCCTCATATAGCACTGGAACTGTGATGTCCTCCATGATCTCTTCCTCAAACCCCTCATCTTGCAGGTCCTGATCATCAACTTCCTCCACCAGCCTGTCTTCCTCCTCTGGGTTCTGGAGCACTGGAGTAAGTGTTTTGCCAGTCTGGCTGTAAAGGTACTCCATTCCCAGCAATTCACCTACAAGGATAAAAAAGTGTTGTTAATCATTTGTCTAGTCTAGTACATTAAAAGCTAAATAGATAACTTAGTAGAATATTACAAAAGAACAAATTATTGAATTTCTTGCCTGTATATGCTCCAGGAGGGCGATAGCGCTCATCCCAGGGCTTTCCGAAGACAGTTCGGGAAAGCTTGTCCACAGCCTCTTTCATGGCACTGCCATATGTCCGGATGGAGGACGCTCCTTTTATGGCATCTTCGATCCTGTCATCATTCCAGCGCATCACGCCCTCAAGAAGATAGGCCTGAAAATGTGAATCACTGGCACTGGTTCCTAAAAGTCAGATAAACAAAAATGGTTTTATGTGTCACACATGTACAAGATATGTGCTGCACATGAGGTGCTATGTAATTACATAAACAATTATTGGTATTATAACCAGAGTTACTAGTGACTGGCAAGACAGCTTTGTCAATGCTTATGACATCAGAAAAGAACTGTGATATTACTGTAGAGTATGACATTTATTGATGtgacattactttaaaaaaaaatgtaatccaTATGTATGTAATACCTGGAATAAAACGGTTTAGGTGGAGGTGGAATGACTCCAAAGAGGTAGAGCCACGGGCACACCTGTAGCAGCACAGCTCCACACTGCCTTTCTTCAGTGTCCCTGTCTTCATGTAGAGGGGAAAGTTCTCTGGGTCTTGGATACACTGTACGTGCTTCCGCTGTTCTTTCCATATCTGCTGGATCCGTTCATGGTCCAGCAGAGGAACTCCCAGAGTGTCTTTACCACTCGCACTGTCAAACAGATCAACTAGAGATCCAATTAATCTGGTGGTCTCCTCCACACCCCTGGTCCTCCTCCGGCAGTGCAGTGCCAACTCTCTCCGGGTAATGCGGGAACTCAGCGCCTTTCCTGAGATGTGGCCGGCCTTCTTTGCTGCCAGCTCACCCTCCTTTGCACGGTGAAGAGCAGCCACATCATCTGAATCCCACTGAAAGATGCACATGGACAGATGTGCCATGAAGGTCCCGTAGAGCGGATGAGCCTCTGTCGTGACACCTGCAGCAAATCGCCGCATGAAATGCCAGATGTCAAGGCGCACTTCAAGCTCATCCCACTCCGAAAACATGACCTTCACCTGAGACTTACCATGAAGACTGCAGCAATCTCTGTCCACGTACATCACTTTCGGGGCTGCCTCTCCTGCCTCCCGATAGCGTTTCATTAGGCCAGCTGCCATAGGGTGCAGTCCATGTCCCTCTGCGGCTGTCAGCACAGAGACAAGGACTTGGCCGTGTTCATTTCCCACATTTGTGCACCAGGCAGCTGTTCCTGCAGCAGCACCGGCAAGTTTCTTTGTGAcctattgcaaaaaataaaataattaaaaactgTGTTTATTATGTATACACACTTTTCCATATGGCAAATTTCTGGATACAGGGATGTGTTTCCTTCTTTGTGGAGTCCATCTTTAGAACACAGCCCAAGACAGATGTAATTTTGGCTTTGACCTCGTGCAGTTGCCCCAGAACATCCCTGGCGTACACGGCTAACAACCACTTAGGTTTAGGTAGGGCAGGTAAAGAGGGAGGCTTGGCAAACACAGGTGGCTGCACAAGGAAGGACCTTGTAAATGGTTCACAGGCAGTCAGGTACTGAAGGACACGCTGTGTCCATGCCTCACTGTGTTGTTCCATGAGCTTCTTGTACAGCTGAGTCACGCTGTTGCCCTGTGTCCTCTCCCTCATCATCCTCAGCACCCGGTTGTCACATGAGTATCTAAAAAACAACAGTATAATCATGCAAATGCTttatttggtaaaaaaaatcacaaattaaAGTGCCTAATAATGAATGATTGTCATTATGAATTACCTGTATGTCAGCAAAGCTGGAAACTGACTGCGGTGGCCCATATCCAGTTGCTCCAAAATGTTCTCGGACCAGGCGGGATATTTCTTTTTGCAGCGTTTGCACTCCAGATACTCAGTGGCAAGATCATACCAACCGTCGATGTCCAAAACTTTGCGCACGGTACGGTAAAGTCCTGCGGCTGTTAGTTTGTGCTTATCACAGTCTGGTCGAACACAGACAAGAGGAAATCGCCACATCTTGAGCGGCATCCATAAGAAAAGGGTCCGACAGAAGAAGAGGTCAGGTGAGGCGGGCGGCTGAGTGTGAATTAAAGGGACCTGAGGAGGATACCACCAAAGCTTCAGTTGGGGCACTAGTTCTGACTTGCCAGTTTGCGGGTTGGCCTTAAATAGTGTGTTCCGTATCCACTCATGCTGGAAAGGTGGAAGATGATCTTTCCAGTGAACTGGAAGCTCAGCTGGTGGTGGATGGAgtgaattaaaacaaaaacaatataaggATGAATGTTGCATTTCATAGTAAAATACCACAAAGCAGCCCACAAACAGTCTGCGAAGCAGAATTTTGGACAAgtattaataattattaggaTTAGATTTAGGAATAACAGTGAGGAAAATGGTACTAGTGTTAAGAAGCAAAGAACCCAGTGTACACTTTATTAATGTAagatcccagcaagcaattttgacTAAAATAAGGCAGA from Misgurnus anguillicaudatus chromosome 20, ASM2758022v2, whole genome shotgun sequence includes the following:
- the LOC129440516 gene encoding uncharacterized protein; translation: MRWNDDRIEDAIKGASSIRTYGSAMKEAVDKLSRTVFGKPWDERYRPPGAYTGELLGMEYLYSQTGKTLTPVLQNPEEEDRLVEEVDDQDLQDEGFEEEIMEDITVPVLYEDDPCRDLENSPSSLPLHQSPASMADVSLVEPSTSSSPGGEQQPLAPAPSVLSQSSDTGSSISDEAQGAVIGPDGIAGWDKVQDLAGYLVGLREAPYLTDQQVTEAIQLWTALLDFDKQRVNYQPRHQPQLTHGRYKAPKRSGVNPSVESVKRCLIGHPGGPAQWPDANRLVNTICMKLCALHKSPTKKDGVCTPRWSKVLSDYHHIRELVLNNPTLMDETTIQLFERNHRTLTQW
- the LOC129454563 gene encoding uncharacterized protein; its protein translation is MQHSSLYCFCFNSLHPPPAELPVHWKDHLPPFQHEWIRNTLFKANPQTGKSELVPQLKLWWYPPQVPLIHTQPPASPDLFFCRTLFLWMPLKMWRFPLVCVRPDCDKHKLTAAGLYRTVRKVLDIDGWYDLATEYLECKRCKKKYPAWSENILEQLDMGHRSQFPALLTYRYSCDNRVLRMMRERTQGNSVTQLYKKLMEQHSEAWTQRVLQYLTACEPFTRSFLVQPPVFAKPPSLPALPKPKWLLAVYARDVLGQLHEVKAKITSVLGCVLKMDSTKKETHPCIQKFAIWKSVYT